Within the Acidobacteriota bacterium genome, the region CCGCCTGGCATTGCGCAATAGCACGGACTGCTGCATTTGCAAACGGTTGGCTTGCTCCAACGCCTGTCGCAATTCATGAACTTCCGCTTGCAGCCAGGCTACCTGCTCATACGCCCGGCGCAGTTGACGTTCCGCTGCCCACGGAAAGGGCAGAATATCGGCTGGCACCGTCACCCCGGCTGGTGCGGGGCTGAGCGGCAATGGCAGCGTTTGGATTGCTGTACTCATCTGTTTACCTCCGATGTCAAAACCAGCCGCAACTGCTGCGGCTGGACTGGTGTGCTCGAACCTTAGATCGGTCTTCTCTACGGTGTACGGGAAAACCGCGCAGCGGGACAGTGCCGCGCGCGTGAGCAAGCGGCGCGTCAAGCTTGCCCCCGTGGCCGAATTGCCAAAGCTCCGCTTGCTCACGCGCGCGGCACTATCCCAGTGTCCCTGACTCCGTATATGCAACTGCAAATCGCTCTAAAACCAACCTTGATCAATGTCCTGGCATCCGCAGCCGAGAAGCCGGACAACGGAGCAATCCTCTTCCTTCTTCGCAACCACAGACGCCAGTCTCGCCGCGCAGCCCTGTTTCAACCTCGTTTCTGCTTGCCGGAAAACGCCGGTCTGAAAACAGCGGGCCGCGCCTCAACCGTGCGGCACTTAACCTTCGGTGTGAGGCAGTTTCAGGTCGTGCTCAAAGCGTTTCGTCAAATGCGCGACAGCGTCATTGATGCTCTTGTCGGCCTTGTTGTAATCAATCGTCTTGGTGTCATAGCCACGCCAAACCAGTTGCTTGGTGCGCCCGTCATAAACATCCATCACCAGGGTGTTGCGCGTTTGCGGGATGCGCACCACGGTTGTCGGCCCCCAATCAGGCCCCCAACCAGGCCCCCAACCGATCCAGCCTCGGCGGTAACCGAAGCGCCCGAAGCCATAGTGACCGTAGTAGCCCGGATAGCCGGAATTGAACACTTCGGTGGTATGGCTTTGTTGCGTACTCAAGTGATAACTGACCAGCAAGTCCGGCGCGCCGTTGACGGTTTGCTTCAAACCGGCGGAGCGAAGCTCCATTGACAGATCATCACGCACGCGCTGATCCCACAGACTGTTTTTACCAAAGACGTCTTTGGCGGCGCTTTGCTGTGGCTGGAATCCCCAGGTGCTCCCAGCCACCAGCCGGTAGTGATGGTCGTAA harbors:
- a CDS encoding DUF4136 domain-containing protein; this encodes MKRITLSAFALAALVTLCGVSGLAETKSDYDHHYRLVAGSTWGFQPQQSAAKDVFGKNSLWDQRVRDDLSMELRSAGLKQTVNGAPDLLVSYHLSTQQSHTTEVFNSGYPGYYGHYGFGRFGYRRGWIGWGPGWGPDWGPTTVVRIPQTRNTLVMDVYDGRTKQLVWRGYDTKTIDYNKADKSINDAVAHLTKRFEHDLKLPHTEG